A window of the Aspergillus flavus chromosome 6, complete sequence genome harbors these coding sequences:
- a CDS encoding putative dsDNA-binding protein PDCD5, producing MADAELEEIRRARLAQLQQQQGGVPRGGPAPDGQDDQRKQAEAERRSAILNQILEPEAADRLGRIRLVKESRAVDIENRLIMLAQTGQLRQKVSEDQLKQLLNAVAENQRKDEEEHKVVFSRRKGGWDDDDDLLDL from the exons ATGGCCGACGCAGAGTTGGAAGAG ATCAGGAGAGCCCGCCTGGCTCAgcttcagcagcagcagggagGCGTACCACGAGGTGGTCCCGCTCCAGACGGTCAGGATGATCAGAGGAA ACAAGCAGAAG CCGAACGTCGCTCTGCGATTCTGAACCAAATCCTCGAACCCGAAGCTGCCGACCGCCTGGGCCGCATTCGCCTCGTGAAAGAGTCGCGCGCTGTCGACATTGAGAACCGACTGATCATGTTGGCACAGACAGGCCAACTGCGGCAAAAGGTCTCGGAGGATCAACTCAAGCAGCTCCTGAATGCTGTGGCTGAGAACCAGCgcaaggatgaggaagagcaTAAGGTTGTATTCAGTCGGCGTAAAGGAGgctgggatgatgacgatgacttGTTGGATCTGTGA
- a CDS encoding coenzyme Q biosynthesis protein Coq4-domain-containing protein produces MSPSGFNMSVLRRRGALSLRELSLSTPVTVVSCRARSFSVNNRPPPKYPGHVPLNFVERGALAVGSAVGALLNPRRADLIAACGEATATPYFIYRLRDAMLSDPTGRQILRERPRITSETLPLPYLRSLPENSVGRTYAAWLDREGVSPDTRDNVQYIDDEECAYVMQRYRECHDFYHAVTGLPTFVEGEIALKAFEFLNTLIPMTGLSMFAAVRLKPAERERFFALWLPWAVRSGLASKELINVYWEKILEKDVDELRGELGIEKPPDMREIRRMIREQKKREKERLQQSA; encoded by the exons ATGTCACCTTCTGGATTCAACATGTCGGTCCTTAGGAGGCGCGGAGCCCTGAGTCTCCGCGAATTAAGCTTGTCAACACCTGTTACGGTAGTAAGCTGTCGCGCGCGGTCTTTCTCCGTGAATAATCGCCCGCCGCCAAAGTATCCCGGCCATGTCCCGCTGAACTTCGTCGAGCGTGGTGCTCTGGCGGTTGGGTCTGCTGTGGGAGCTTTGTTGAATCCTCGGAGAGCAG atctcaTCGCAGCCTGTGGTGAAGCAACCGCAACCCCCTACTTCATTTACCGTCTCCGTGACGCCATGCTCTCGGACCCAACCGGCCGCCAGATCCTCCGCGAACGTCCGCGCATCACCTCCGAAACCCTCCCCCTACCATACCTCCGCTCTCTCCCCGAGAACTCCGTCGGTCGGACCTATGCCGCCTGGCTTGACCGCGAAGGTGTCTCCCCCGATACCCGCGATAACGTCCAATACATCGACGATGAGGAATGCGCATACGTCATGCAGCGCTACCGGGAGTGTCATGACTTCTACCACGCAGTGACGGGTCTGCCGACCTTCGTTGAGGGGGAGATAGCGCTAAAGGCGTTTGAATTTCTAAATACGCTTATTCCCATGACGGGGTTGAGTATGTTTGCTGCGGTGAGGTTGAAGCCTGCGGAGCGGGAGCGGTTCTTTGCGTTGTGGTTACCGTGGGCGGTCAGGAGTGGGCTTGCGAGTAAGGAGTTGATTAATGTTTATTGGGAGAAGATTCTGGAgaaggatgtggatgagttACGGGGTGAATTGGGTATTGAGAAGCCCCCAGACATGAGGGAGATCAGGCGGATGATTAGGGAGCAGAAAAAgcgggagaaggagaggttGCAGCAGAGTGCATAG